The DNA segment CAGGTCAGTGTCCGGGCCGATACTGGCGCGCAGGCCAGCGCCCGGCACCAGCAACTCGAACAGCCCGGTGCGACCGTGATAACCGGTGCCGCGGCATAGCCGGCACGGCGTGCTGTGCAGGCCTGCCGTACCTTGGCAGTCGACACACAAGGTGCGCACCAGGCGTTGAGCCATGACCCCGATCAAGGTCGCCTTGATCAGGTAATCGGCCACGCCCAGCTCCTGCAAACGGGTGATCGCGCCGCAGGCGTCGTTGGTGTGCAGGGTCGACAGTACCAGATGACCGGTAAGTGCAGCCTGGACTGCGACCTGAGCAGTTTCGCGGTCACGGATTTCACCGATCATGATGATGTCTGGGTCTTGGCGCAGCAGCGCGCGTACGCCGTTGGCAAAGCCTAGGTCCAGGCTGGGCTGGACTTGCAGCTGGTTGAAGGCAGGCTCCAGCCGCTCGATCGGGTCTTCGATGGTGCACAGGTTGACCTGGGGCGTGGCCAGGCGTTTGAGGCTGGCATAGAGGGTACTGGTCTTGCCCGAACCGGTCGGCCCGGTCAGCAGGATGATGCCCTGGCGCTGGCTGAGCAGACCTTCCCACTGGCTCAGCAACACGCCATCCAGGCCCAGGTGATCGAAGTTCTCGTGCAATTGCTCTGGGTCGAACAGGCGCAGCACCAACTTTTCACCGAATGGCGTTGGCAGTGTGGACAGGCGCAGCTCGACCTCGCCGCCAGCTGGCAGGCGGCTCTTCAAGCGGCCATCTTGCGGGCGGCGCTTTTCGGCCACGTCCATTCGTCCCAGGTGCTTGATCCGGCTAACCAGGGCCAATGTCACGCTGGCGGGAAAGGCGTACACGGTATGCAGCAGACCATCGATCCGGTAGCGCAGCTGGCCCTGCTCGCGGCGCGGCTCAAGGTGGATATCGCTGGCGCGCTGTTCGATGGCGTACTGCAGCAGCCAATCGACGATGTGCACGATATGGGCGTCGTCCGCGCTGGCTTCAGCCTGGCGCCTGCCCAGTTCCAGCAGTTGCTCCAGCTCGCCTAGCCCAGGGTCTTGTTGCAAGCCTGCGCCTTGTACCGAGTGCGCCAGGCGAAACAGGGTTTGACCGAGTTGGCGAATTTGCAGCGGGCTGGCCAGCACGCGCTGGATGGACTTGCCCAGGCTGCGCGCAAGATCGGCCTCCCATTCGCGTTGATAGGGTTGGGCGCTGGCGACAGTGACGCTGTGATCGTCCACCGCTACCGCGAGAATGCCGTGGCGGTTAGCGAAGGCGCGCGACATCACTGCGCTGATGCGCGACAGGTCGAGCTGCAACGGGTCGATGCGCAGGAAGGGTTGCTCGACCTTATCGGCAAGCCATTGGCAGAGGGTGTCCAGATCAAGCCGCTGGCCGGGGTGCTGACGGTCTTCCAGGGCCAGTCGAGCGATGGTTTCCAGGGGATGGTCGGCAGCTGGGGCGGGGTGTTCGAGTACCTGAAGGGCGTCGTTGGGTTGCAGGCGTTGCTCGGCCAGCAGGGTGTCGAGCAGGCGGTTCAGGTCGAGGTCGTGGTTGTTGGCGGTGTGCATGCTGGCGGCGTCCTTGCCGAGGAGAGGAGTCCTGGAAAGGCTAGTCGGGCGGTGGTTGCACAGTGTCGGTGAACAGTTGCCGGATTTTACCGAGGCAGTGCCGGCCCTATCGCGGGGCGAGCCCACTCCCACGATGATCGGTAGGCCGCCAGTGGCTAGCTGTTCAGCAGGCAGTAGCTCCTGGAGCTGATCAGCAGGCTGCCAGCTCGTGAAGCTGCGGTTGGTTGACCAGCTCCACATCCGCCACACACACCAGGTTACGCAACTTTTGCGCGATCACCTCGGCGCGGTGCCAGCTCAAGCCACCAATGCCGATTTGGATATCCAGCCAATCCCCCTGCTGGCTCATCTGCACGCTGGTGGGTGTAAGAAACTGCAAGGCAAACAGGTTCAGCACCCGGCACAGGCTGTCTGGCTCGGCCTCAGCCTGCAGCTGATAGCGCACATTGCTGTGCGCGGCGCTGGCGGCCCAGGCGTCGGTGCGGGGTAGGGTGTCGGGCCGTTCGAGTGCGTTCATTGCTGTTCTCCACCAGGATGGGAGAATTCTGGCACGCTTGCAGCGGCATTTTTTCGCTATGATTCGATCAATTTGCCATGTTGGCAGATTGAATGATTCGTGATTTGGCAATTCGGAGAATTATCAATGCAAGCCGAGCTGGATGCTTACGACCGGCGAATTCTTGAGCTGCTCCAAGAGGATGCGTCGCTGTCCAGCGCGCAGATCGCCGAGCGGGTCGGCCTCTCGCAGTCGCCGTGTTGGCGGCGGATTCAGCGATTGAAAGAGGAGGGGGTTATTCGTGGCCAGGTTACGCTGCTCGACCGCAAGAAGGTCGGCCTGAACACGCAAATCTTCGCCGAAGTGAAGCTAAACGCCCACGGGCGTTCGAACTTCGCTGGCTTCACCGAAGCGATCCGCGAATTTCCAGAGGTGTTGGAGTGCTACGTGCTGATGGGTTCAGTGGACTTCCTGCTGCGCATCGTCACCCCGGACATTGAAGCTTACGAACGATTTTTCTTCGAAAAGCTGTCGAATGTACCGGGGATCCAGGAGGTCAATTCGATCGTGGCCTTATCCGAGATCAAGTCCACGACCAGCTTGCCGTTAACGCGTTGAAGGCGACTTGAGCAGGTGCTTCCAAGCGCGGTTCTGCTCGATTGCGCGGGCTTGCTCGATGCGCGCGTCCTGCAGCGCCAGAGACTGCTCGTCGTCCTCGGACAGCGGCTGCTCAGCCAGCTGGTGCAGCTTGTTCAGCTCGCCGTAGAGGCGGTCCAGCTGAGGCACGTCCAGCACTTGCCGGGCGTGGTGCAGCCAGGCTTGCAGGGTCTCGATGCGCGGTAGCTGCTCGGCCAGGTCTTCCGGACGCTGGACATACAGTGGCAGCTTCAGGGCGCGGGCTTCTTCGCCGAGCAAGTGTTGCAGCCAGCTCGACAGCTGCGCCTTGCCCTGGCGTTCACCACGGCCTTTACGTTCGACGGTCCAGGCTCGGGCAGTGAGCCAGCGCGAGGTTTGCAGGGAGAACTGGCCCCAGCGCGGGTCTTCCAGTTCTTCGGCGAACTGCTCAGGGGCGGCGCGACGAATGTCTTCATCATCGTTGCCGGCCATTACCAGCGGGCGCCAGTCTTCCAGCAGTGCATCGAGGCTGGCGCGCAGCTCGCGGGTGGTTGGCCGCGGCGCCGCCTGGCCCAGGCTACCGACCAGGGCGCGCAGCTCTGCCAGGCAGCGTACCCAGTCCTTGAGCAGGCTCCAATGGCCGTTGTGGCGATACTGCTCGGCCAAACGCTGGCTGCTGCCCAACAGTTGCCAGGCGAGCGCGGCAAAGGCGTCGTCCACTGCCATTTCGGCATCCAGCTCGGTGCCCGGCAGGCCCAGCTCGTAGCTGTCTGGCTCCAGCAGGCGGTAGCCGCGCTCGGCCTTGCTGATGTCGCAGGGCATCAGGGCCAGGGTGGCGGACAGTTCGGCGGCCAGTTCCAGCAGCGCTTCAGGGGCGCCTTCACGCAGCTCCAGCTCCAGCTCGCAGATTTCTTCCTTGCGCTTGCCGGCGATGACGAAGCCCTGATCCAGCGCGGCCTCGATGACGACCTTGGCCTTGCCACGGCCCCAGGAGATTTCGGCGAACTCGCGGGTGAAGTCGGTGGTGAACAGTGGCTTGATGGTTTTCTTGTCGAGCTCGGCCAGTTGCTCGGGCCAGCAGCTGGCGTCGAGTTTCTTCAGGTCGAGCTTGGCTTTGTCCAGCTGCCACTCGTACTCATTGCGCTCGGACAGCCCGGCGACGCTCTGGCCGCGGCACTTGAGGGTCTGGATGACGACATCGCCATCACGGCGCAGGCGCAGCGCGACACGGGCGGCGGACAGTTCACGCGCGGGGGTGTCGAAGTACTGGTTGAGCAGTTCGCGGGTCTGCCAGCCGGACTTGTTGCGCTTCTTCAGCAAAGGGTGCTCGCGCAGGGCGGCGAGGGTCTCGCGGCTGGCGCGGAGTTTGAGTTCGGTTTCTTTGTGCATCGCGGGCTCGAAGGAGGGGGCATCGTGGTGTGCAGTCTACAGCAGTACACCCACAAGGGTTCATTTGAGGTGGTGGATGGTTCACGACATAACTGGGCGCGCAGCGGCCCCGACAGTGCTTGCTCGGCCAGCGGCATGCAGGGTTATGATGAACCCACGCTTTTGAGGAGTACGCGCATGCCGTTGCCGTCGCTGAAAGACCAGTTCGCCGCCCTGATCGCTGCGCCTTCGGTCAGTTGTACCCAGCCTGCGCTGGATCAATCCAACCGTCAGGTCATCGAGCTGTTGGCCGGCTGGCTGGGCGATCTGGGCTTCAAGTGCGATATCCAGCAGGTCACCCCCGGCAAATTCAACCTGCTGGCCAGCCGGGGCACGGGTCCTGGCGGCTTGGTACTGGCTGGCCACAGCGACACTGTGCCGTACGATGCCCAGCTGTGGAAAACCGACCCGCTGAAGCTGACCGAGGTCGGTGATCGCTGGGTCGGCCTGGGCAGCTGCGACATGAAGGGTTTCTTTGCCCTGGTCATCGAGGCGGTGCTGCCGCTGCTGGAGCATGACTTCAAACAGCCGCTGCTGATCCTCGCGACCTGTGACGAAGAAAGCTCCATGTCCGGCGCGCGCGCCCTGGCCGAAGCGGGCCAGCCACTTGGCCGCGCGGCGGTGATCGGCGAGCCCACCGGGCTCAAGCCGATCCGCATGCACAAGGGCATCCTCATGGAGCGCATCGAGATTCTCGGCCGCAGTGGCCATTCGTCGGATCCAAGCCTGGGCCGCAGTGCCATGGAAGCCATGCACGCGGTGATGGGCGAGATGATCGCCCTGCGCCAGCAATGGCAGCAGACCTATCGTAATCCGCAGTTCAGCGTGCCGACACCGACCCTGAATTTCGGCTGTATCCATGGCGGCGACAACCCCAACCGCATTTGTGGCCAGTGCGCGCTGGAGTTCGACCTGCGCCCGCTGCCGGGCATGGACCCAGAGCAACTGCGCGCGGCCATCCGCGAGAAACTGGTGCCGCTAGCCGAGCAGCTCGATGTGCGTATCGACTACAAACCGCTGTTCCCGGAGGTGCCGCCGTTCGAGCAAGCGGCCGACGCCGAACTGGTGCAAGTGGCCGAGCGCCTGACTGGCCATCGCGCCGAAGCGGTGGCCTTTGGCACCGAAGC comes from the Pseudomonas urmiensis genome and includes:
- a CDS encoding Lrp/AsnC family transcriptional regulator, translating into MQAELDAYDRRILELLQEDASLSSAQIAERVGLSQSPCWRRIQRLKEEGVIRGQVTLLDRKKVGLNTQIFAEVKLNAHGRSNFAGFTEAIREFPEVLECYVLMGSVDFLLRIVTPDIEAYERFFFEKLSNVPGIQEVNSIVALSEIKSTTSLPLTR
- a CDS encoding GspE/PulE family protein yields the protein MHTANNHDLDLNRLLDTLLAEQRLQPNDALQVLEHPAPAADHPLETIARLALEDRQHPGQRLDLDTLCQWLADKVEQPFLRIDPLQLDLSRISAVMSRAFANRHGILAVAVDDHSVTVASAQPYQREWEADLARSLGKSIQRVLASPLQIRQLGQTLFRLAHSVQGAGLQQDPGLGELEQLLELGRRQAEASADDAHIVHIVDWLLQYAIEQRASDIHLEPRREQGQLRYRIDGLLHTVYAFPASVTLALVSRIKHLGRMDVAEKRRPQDGRLKSRLPAGGEVELRLSTLPTPFGEKLVLRLFDPEQLHENFDHLGLDGVLLSQWEGLLSQRQGIILLTGPTGSGKTSTLYASLKRLATPQVNLCTIEDPIERLEPAFNQLQVQPSLDLGFANGVRALLRQDPDIIMIGEIRDRETAQVAVQAALTGHLVLSTLHTNDACGAITRLQELGVADYLIKATLIGVMAQRLVRTLCVDCQGTAGLHSTPCRLCRGTGYHGRTGLFELLVPGAGLRASIGPDTDLASLRQQAVREGLHDLRRSGEDKIARGLTSLSEVLRVCS
- a CDS encoding CYTH domain-containing protein, with product MHKETELKLRASRETLAALREHPLLKKRNKSGWQTRELLNQYFDTPARELSAARVALRLRRDGDVVIQTLKCRGQSVAGLSERNEYEWQLDKAKLDLKKLDASCWPEQLAELDKKTIKPLFTTDFTREFAEISWGRGKAKVVIEAALDQGFVIAGKRKEEICELELELREGAPEALLELAAELSATLALMPCDISKAERGYRLLEPDSYELGLPGTELDAEMAVDDAFAALAWQLLGSSQRLAEQYRHNGHWSLLKDWVRCLAELRALVGSLGQAAPRPTTRELRASLDALLEDWRPLVMAGNDDEDIRRAAPEQFAEELEDPRWGQFSLQTSRWLTARAWTVERKGRGERQGKAQLSSWLQHLLGEEARALKLPLYVQRPEDLAEQLPRIETLQAWLHHARQVLDVPQLDRLYGELNKLHQLAEQPLSEDDEQSLALQDARIEQARAIEQNRAWKHLLKSPSTR
- the argE gene encoding acetylornithine deacetylase, whose amino-acid sequence is MPLPSLKDQFAALIAAPSVSCTQPALDQSNRQVIELLAGWLGDLGFKCDIQQVTPGKFNLLASRGTGPGGLVLAGHSDTVPYDAQLWKTDPLKLTEVGDRWVGLGSCDMKGFFALVIEAVLPLLEHDFKQPLLILATCDEESSMSGARALAEAGQPLGRAAVIGEPTGLKPIRMHKGILMERIEILGRSGHSSDPSLGRSAMEAMHAVMGEMIALRQQWQQTYRNPQFSVPTPTLNFGCIHGGDNPNRICGQCALEFDLRPLPGMDPEQLRAAIREKLVPLAEQLDVRIDYKPLFPEVPPFEQAADAELVQVAERLTGHRAEAVAFGTEAPYLQQLGCQTIVLGPGDIACAHQPGEYLEMSRIEPTVRLLRDLIRHYCLS